Proteins from one Desulfonema limicola genomic window:
- a CDS encoding B12-binding domain-containing radical SAM protein translates to MKFKLIYPKWPKLEGQTEFHLPPHGPVVFAAALPKYVDVEFIDENLEQINFDEPVDFVGISMMLTIQVMRGWEIAGIYRKKGVKVIFGGIASMLHAQETQAHADSVFLGEAEGRMEQVFKDFQNNDLKKVYDFIDNRPPIESVGTARRDILNRELYNYKGVQMVDLVHASRGCRFHCYPCAVAYLGGREFRPRPIDKAVEEMAGIDNNRLFIVDNSLAQDSQWEKDLFKEMIPLKKKWCCHPIEDEHEILDLAAQAGAWYVYQAVFDTSDYIKQRIQRYHDHGIGVEGTILLGLDTHTEDYIKKLIDFLLEIDLDLAEFTILTPFPHTKAFDDLEKQKRIFSYNWNDYSADKVVYQPKHMRPEKLQELFHYAWNAFYKDESQEYKMFKLLRQVMEKEKQDGTYKPRVRELVSHAFGKKTQDKRNGSH, encoded by the coding sequence ATGAAATTCAAACTGATTTACCCGAAATGGCCCAAGCTTGAAGGCCAGACCGAATTCCATCTTCCTCCTCACGGGCCTGTTGTTTTTGCAGCAGCCCTTCCCAAATATGTTGATGTGGAGTTTATTGATGAGAACCTGGAACAGATTAATTTTGATGAACCTGTGGATTTTGTCGGTATATCCATGATGCTTACCATTCAGGTTATGCGGGGATGGGAGATTGCCGGAATATATCGGAAAAAAGGTGTCAAGGTTATATTTGGCGGGATTGCCTCCATGCTCCATGCCCAGGAAACCCAGGCTCATGCAGATTCTGTTTTTCTTGGAGAAGCAGAAGGAAGGATGGAACAGGTATTTAAAGATTTTCAAAACAATGACTTGAAAAAGGTTTATGATTTTATAGACAACAGGCCTCCTATTGAATCAGTAGGTACTGCCCGCCGGGATATTTTAAACCGGGAACTTTATAATTATAAAGGGGTGCAGATGGTTGATCTGGTTCATGCTTCAAGGGGATGCAGGTTTCATTGTTATCCCTGTGCAGTAGCTTATCTTGGAGGAAGGGAATTCAGGCCCAGGCCCATTGATAAAGCTGTTGAAGAAATGGCAGGTATTGATAATAATCGTTTATTTATTGTTGATAACTCCCTTGCCCAGGACTCTCAATGGGAAAAAGACCTGTTTAAGGAAATGATACCCTTGAAAAAAAAATGGTGCTGCCATCCTATTGAGGATGAACATGAAATACTGGATCTGGCTGCACAGGCAGGTGCATGGTATGTGTATCAGGCAGTATTTGATACTTCTGATTATATAAAACAAAGAATTCAAAGATATCACGATCATGGCATAGGGGTTGAAGGAACCATACTTCTCGGCCTGGATACCCATACAGAAGACTATATTAAAAAACTTATAGATTTTCTCCTTGAAATTGATCTTGATCTTGCTGAATTTACAATATTAACACCTTTTCCCCATACCAAGGCATTTGATGATCTTGAAAAACAGAAAAGGATATTTTCATATAACTGGAATGATTATTCTGCTGATAAAGTTGTTTATCAGCCAAAGCATATGCGGCCTGAAAAACTTCAGGAATTGTTTCACTACGCGTGGAATGCTTTTTACAAGGATGAATCCCAGGAATATAAAATGTTTAAACTGCTCAGGCAGGTAATGGAAAAAGAAAAACAGGACGGAACATATAAACCACGGGTAAGGGAGCTTGTATCCCATGCTTTTGGCAAAAAAACACAGGACAAAAGAAATGGCTCGCATTAA
- a CDS encoding TRAP transporter permease, with protein sequence MYNNLKRYEQIIFDTLAVFMVLYYSYSAVIQPAATQFHRGIYVIITYILIFLLYQSKSKNKTLSKVLRVVDYLLILISIITVGYWMFNFEAINYRTGAETVLDTWIAMFGVLIGIELARRVVGNVFVIVGVLMLLYGVYGAYVPELFAHAGDTFPSLCNTIFYKSDGVFGIMANVLATYVVLFVLFGAFLEKSGAHKFFMDFPLAAVGHKIGGPGKVSVIASGLFGSISGSAIANTVSTGTFTIPLMKKAGFRPHIAGGIEPAASIGGMFMPPIMGAGGFIMAELTGVPYSRIMLVAIFPALMYFFSVFVMVHYEAKMYNVVGEKSERDAWDIFKKEWFYILPLVVITIFMLTGYSAGYSAILGLTSCIVISFKLKETRMDPSLAIIMGIILIGSIIMIIVNKFSVMGVIDPKTVKNIAGYMVHGNLIILGLIAIIIVNWFRTDSRDEVMIQLTRFVEGCREGTEASLKIGATVGVIGIIIGVLTFSGLVLTFADIVIELAGGSLVLTIFLIALASLVLGMGVPVTAAYLITAVVAVPALTHLGVNEIAAHMIVYWLSQDSNITPPVCIAAFAGATIAKANMWRTAFASFKFAKFLYLGPFLFGYVPEFSLNGSPFDIAKVFVLIIIGTYIYAYLLSGIWIQTLRRMFSREKKILANDV encoded by the coding sequence ATGTATAATAATTTAAAAAGATATGAACAGATTATTTTTGACACGCTGGCTGTTTTTATGGTTCTTTATTATTCCTATTCTGCGGTTATTCAGCCGGCAGCAACACAGTTTCACCGCGGGATCTATGTTATTATTACCTATATCCTGATATTTCTGCTCTACCAGTCCAAATCAAAAAATAAAACCCTTTCCAAAGTTTTAAGGGTAGTTGACTACCTTCTTATCTTAATTTCCATTATCACTGTTGGTTACTGGATGTTCAACTTTGAAGCCATAAATTATCGTACAGGTGCTGAAACTGTTCTGGATACATGGATTGCCATGTTCGGGGTACTCATAGGCATTGAACTGGCACGGCGTGTGGTCGGCAATGTTTTTGTAATTGTTGGTGTGCTGATGCTTCTTTACGGTGTTTACGGTGCTTATGTACCTGAATTATTTGCCCATGCAGGAGATACATTCCCGTCTTTGTGTAATACTATTTTCTATAAAAGTGACGGGGTATTTGGTATTATGGCAAATGTACTGGCAACCTATGTGGTACTTTTTGTGCTGTTCGGCGCATTTCTTGAAAAATCAGGGGCACATAAATTTTTCATGGATTTTCCCCTGGCTGCGGTCGGCCATAAAATCGGCGGACCCGGCAAGGTTTCAGTTATTGCCAGCGGACTTTTCGGCTCTATTTCCGGCAGTGCCATTGCAAATACAGTTTCCACAGGAACATTTACCATTCCGCTTATGAAAAAAGCAGGGTTCAGACCACATATTGCAGGCGGTATTGAACCTGCTGCATCTATTGGCGGCATGTTTATGCCTCCTATTATGGGTGCAGGCGGTTTTATCATGGCAGAACTTACAGGCGTACCCTATTCAAGAATTATGCTGGTAGCCATTTTCCCGGCTCTTATGTATTTTTTCAGCGTATTTGTCATGGTTCATTATGAAGCAAAAATGTATAATGTCGTGGGTGAAAAATCCGAACGTGATGCCTGGGATATTTTCAAAAAAGAATGGTTTTACATTCTGCCCCTTGTAGTAATCACTATTTTCATGCTTACCGGATATTCTGCCGGATACTCGGCCATACTGGGCCTTACAAGCTGCATTGTTATCAGTTTTAAACTGAAAGAAACACGAATGGATCCCAGTCTTGCCATAATCATGGGTATTATCCTTATCGGTTCTATTATCATGATTATAGTCAATAAATTCTCTGTCATGGGAGTAATTGACCCAAAAACTGTTAAAAATATTGCAGGATATATGGTTCATGGCAATCTTATCATTCTCGGGCTGATTGCAATTATTATTGTCAACTGGTTCAGAACTGATTCCAGAGACGAGGTCATGATTCAATTGACAAGATTTGTGGAAGGCTGCCGGGAAGGTACTGAAGCCAGTCTTAAAATAGGGGCAACCGTAGGTGTTATTGGTATTATTATCGGGGTATTGACCTTCAGCGGACTGGTTCTCACCTTTGCAGATATTGTTATTGAACTTGCAGGCGGTTCTCTGGTTCTGACTATTTTTCTGATTGCCCTGGCTTCCCTGGTCTTGGGAATGGGGGTTCCGGTAACAGCAGCCTATCTTATTACTGCAGTTGTTGCAGTTCCTGCCCTGACCCATCTGGGTGTAAACGAAATTGCAGCCCATATGATAGTTTACTGGCTGTCTCAGGATTCAAATATAACGCCTCCTGTATGTATTGCAGCCTTTGCAGGTGCTACCATTGCCAAAGCCAATATGTGGCGCACCGCCTTTGCTTCATTTAAATTTGCCAAGTTCCTGTATCTCGGGCCTTTTTTGTTCGGCTATGTTCCCGAGTTTTCCCTGAACGGCTCGCCTTTTGATATTGCCAAGGTATTTGTCCTGATTATTATAGGTACATATATATATGCATACCTGTTAAGCGGAATATGGATTCAAACTCTTAGAAGAATGTTTAGCAGGGAAAAAAAAATTCTAGCAAATGATGTTTAG
- a CDS encoding acyl-CoA thioesterase gives MARIKLELPEKFDYSTEITIRISDINYGRHLGNDSVLTLIHEARMRIFNSLGLLEKDENGQGLLIADAVVIYKSQGFYRDVLNIFITPDDPNKYGFDLLYKLVNKKTGIEIARAKTGIVFYDYQKNKVTGIPESFQKAFFSSKQ, from the coding sequence ATGGCTCGCATTAAACTGGAATTACCTGAAAAATTTGATTATTCAACTGAAATAACCATCCGGATCAGCGATATAAACTATGGCAGGCATCTTGGCAATGACTCAGTGCTTACACTTATACATGAAGCCAGGATGAGAATCTTTAACAGTCTTGGTTTACTGGAAAAGGATGAGAACGGACAGGGGCTGCTTATTGCAGATGCAGTAGTAATCTATAAATCACAAGGGTTTTACAGGGATGTTTTAAATATATTTATTACACCTGATGATCCAAATAAATATGGATTTGACTTATTGTATAAGCTTGTAAACAAAAAAACCGGAATTGAAATTGCACGGGCAAAAACAGGTATAGTTTTTTATGATTATCAAAAAAATAAAGTAACCGGCATACCTGAAAGTTTTCAAAAAGCATTTTTTTCTTCTAAACAATAA
- a CDS encoding TAXI family TRAP transporter solute-binding subunit → MKRNFSVLLTGFCAFLAVTLAFTGNSFAAKKRIVFGGGPAGGTFQVVANALQVYKPLKDSKEFTVRAQSSGGSTENLRKVDAGKMDFGVVYSGEVFLARKGRLKDDPKKYENVLAVAYLYGAPAQLIVRADSGIKSVKQLEGKKVGVGNAGSGAFATCELFFTHMGIWDKIERNAMGYNDAAAAFGNNQLDAFWLFTAFPSGAVIMAAQTNDIAMMDLNADAEAGGFYKEYPYFTRLEVPAGTYKGVDQNVPTFQDSTLWVANANVSDDIVYKILSLVFTPEGLKHLVEQKKTFKEMSIENGIKGIVTPMHPGAEKFWKEKGLLK, encoded by the coding sequence ATGAAACGTAATTTTTCAGTTCTATTAACAGGATTTTGTGCATTTCTGGCTGTAACCCTTGCATTTACCGGCAATTCCTTTGCTGCTAAAAAAAGAATTGTTTTTGGCGGGGGGCCTGCTGGCGGAACCTTTCAAGTAGTTGCCAATGCTCTCCAGGTATATAAACCTTTAAAAGATTCTAAAGAATTTACTGTCCGGGCACAGTCGTCCGGCGGTTCTACGGAAAATCTTAGAAAGGTTGATGCCGGTAAAATGGATTTTGGCGTGGTATATTCCGGCGAGGTTTTTCTTGCCAGAAAAGGCAGGCTTAAAGATGATCCCAAGAAATATGAAAATGTTCTGGCTGTTGCTTATCTTTACGGCGCACCTGCCCAGTTGATAGTTCGTGCAGATTCGGGTATCAAAAGTGTTAAACAGCTTGAAGGCAAAAAAGTAGGAGTAGGCAATGCAGGTTCTGGTGCATTTGCCACATGCGAACTTTTCTTTACTCATATGGGAATCTGGGACAAGATTGAGCGCAATGCAATGGGTTATAATGATGCAGCAGCAGCATTCGGCAATAATCAGCTTGATGCCTTCTGGCTGTTTACAGCCTTTCCCAGCGGAGCTGTTATCATGGCAGCACAGACCAATGATATTGCAATGATGGATCTGAACGCTGATGCTGAAGCAGGAGGATTTTACAAGGAATATCCTTATTTTACAAGACTTGAGGTTCCTGCCGGTACTTATAAAGGCGTTGATCAGAATGTTCCCACATTTCAGGATTCAACCCTTTGGGTTGCCAATGCCAATGTTTCCGATGATATAGTTTACAAGATTCTCTCCCTTGTCTTTACCCCCGAAGGATTGAAACATCTGGTTGAACAGAAAAAGACCTTCAAGGAAATGAGCATTGAAAACGGTATCAAAGGTATTGTTACCCCAATGCATCCTGGTGCTGAAAAATTCTGGAAAGAAAAAGGGCTTTTAAAGTAA
- a CDS encoding NYN domain-containing protein, with protein sequence MSEKKVGIYVDVENINRNGGFGMQYDVLRKFVCRDGSEPMRLNAYMGFDKQRSLHDEKYREKIRNFFSRIRSLGYKLVEKEVKWYQDEAGNRFGKANADLDMAVDALLQSENLDRVILITGDGDFTQVIRALQNKGCRVEVIAFDNVSSDLRKETDIFISGYLIPNLLAIKDSMPWGTIGSRVRGICYYYKHEEGYGYLRYLDSFGPLWITDPRDPESPYKTAYFNSEHLMSSSSILNDLPSRGHIFEFTLIKSERHEGQLQGEDITLIGRL encoded by the coding sequence ATGTCAGAAAAAAAAGTTGGTATTTACGTTGATGTTGAAAATATAAATAGAAACGGCGGATTTGGAATGCAGTATGACGTGCTTAGAAAATTCGTATGCCGTGACGGGTCAGAACCAATGAGGCTTAACGCATATATGGGATTTGACAAGCAGAGGTCCCTGCATGATGAAAAATACAGGGAAAAGATACGGAATTTTTTTTCAAGAATAAGAAGCCTGGGTTATAAACTGGTTGAAAAAGAGGTAAAATGGTATCAGGATGAAGCAGGAAACCGTTTTGGAAAGGCCAATGCAGACCTTGATATGGCTGTTGATGCCCTGCTGCAGTCTGAAAACCTCGACAGGGTAATTCTTATAACAGGAGATGGAGATTTTACCCAGGTTATCCGCGCCCTGCAAAACAAAGGCTGCAGGGTTGAGGTGATTGCATTTGATAATGTATCTTCAGACCTTCGCAAGGAAACAGATATTTTTATCTCAGGCTATCTGATCCCGAATCTTTTAGCTATAAAAGATTCAATGCCCTGGGGAACAATAGGTTCAAGGGTCAGGGGAATTTGTTATTATTATAAACATGAGGAAGGATACGGTTACCTGAGATACCTGGATTCCTTTGGTCCATTATGGATTACAGATCCTCGTGATCCTGAATCCCCTTATAAAACAGCTTATTTTAATTCAGAACATCTTATGTCATCTTCCTCAATTCTAAATGATCTGCCAAGCAGGGGACATATATTTGAATTTACATTAATAAAATCAGAAAGACATGAAGGACAGCTGCAAGGTGAAGATATTACCTTGATCGGCAGGCTGTAA
- a CDS encoding formylglycine-generating enzyme family protein, with the protein MIIKKSLLVTAFILLLVSAGVFAGEHPCRQRVIDLCSQDQSALVCPALDFDEPETVDTISAFLKGISHVDQELQEALICARLMTKKKILNFETSLDFSEDSNGKYSFSSGLGTFRFKISEPGYSNLIKAHEKIKKLKLCPSDNISFDIQAMVTDADAEYQGEQLQSFTIDLEDVKLSNISTIYTKGSFQEQCLPLQRRIDREMKKLVNAGISSGNDEFSVPIDQRVVPGNKPEKLKRFTNSAGMTFVLVPVSGDIMEDGFDCEKDKLAVTRSFYIGIHEVTQRQWESVMGSNPSEFQNPDHPVENVSWNDAQDFISRLNKKENTAVYRLPSEAQWEYAARAGSTTDYCFGDGTSLLKQYAWYKDNSGKTTHPVGKLLPNDWGIYDMHGNVYEWCQDLYNSSVRVSRGGSWLSSANLCRSSIRSRDAPGNRSSVLGFRVLAVQSPGSRQ; encoded by the coding sequence ATGATCATAAAAAAATCTTTACTGGTAACTGCTTTTATACTGCTGCTTGTTTCTGCAGGTGTTTTTGCAGGGGAGCATCCTTGCAGGCAGAGGGTTATAGACCTTTGCAGCCAGGACCAAAGTGCCCTGGTCTGTCCTGCACTGGACTTTGATGAACCGGAAACGGTTGACACCATATCAGCCTTTCTAAAAGGCATCAGCCATGTTGACCAGGAATTACAGGAAGCCCTAATCTGCGCCCGGCTTATGACAAAAAAGAAGATTCTTAATTTTGAAACCAGCCTGGATTTTTCAGAGGATTCCAATGGGAAATATTCTTTTTCATCAGGTCTTGGGACATTCCGTTTTAAGATCAGTGAACCAGGCTATTCAAATCTGATAAAAGCTCATGAAAAGATAAAAAAGCTGAAACTCTGTCCTTCAGATAATATCAGTTTTGATATTCAGGCAATGGTTACTGATGCAGACGCAGAATACCAGGGAGAACAACTCCAGTCTTTTACCATTGACCTGGAAGACGTAAAGCTTTCCAATATAAGCACCATTTATACCAAAGGCAGTTTCCAGGAGCAGTGCCTTCCCCTGCAAAGACGCATTGACCGTGAAATGAAAAAACTGGTTAATGCTGGAATCAGCAGCGGAAACGACGAGTTTTCAGTTCCAATTGATCAAAGGGTTGTTCCAGGAAACAAGCCTGAAAAACTTAAAAGATTTACCAATTCTGCGGGCATGACTTTTGTACTGGTTCCTGTAAGCGGAGATATTATGGAAGACGGGTTTGACTGTGAAAAAGACAAGCTGGCTGTTACCCGTTCTTTTTACATAGGCATTCATGAAGTAACCCAAAGGCAGTGGGAATCTGTCATGGGCAGCAATCCAAGTGAGTTTCAAAATCCGGATCATCCCGTGGAAAATGTTTCATGGAATGATGCACAGGATTTTATTTCAAGGCTTAATAAAAAAGAAAATACAGCCGTTTACCGCCTTCCTTCGGAAGCTCAGTGGGAATATGCAGCACGGGCAGGCTCAACAACTGATTACTGCTTTGGAGATGGTACTTCCCTTCTGAAACAATATGCCTGGTATAAAGATAATTCGGGAAAGACTACCCATCCTGTTGGGAAACTGCTGCCCAATGACTGGGGAATTTATGATATGCACGGGAATGTTTATGAGTGGTGTCAGGATTTATATAATAGTTCTGTCCGTGTTTCTCGCGGCGGGAGCTGGCTCAGCTCTGCTAATCTCTGCCGGTCGTCGATCCGCAGCAGGGATGCGCCTGGCAACCGCAGCAGCGTCCTGGGCTTCCGTGTCCTCGCAGTTCAGTCTCCAGGCTCAAGGCAATAA
- a CDS encoding FAD-dependent oxidoreductase, producing the protein MDFLIIGGDAAGMSAASRAKRNMPDMNVVVLEMTRDVSYSACGMPYNIADPEREIDDLVVRQADVFREKQGINLLTGHYAEKISPQDKIVTGRTIQDKPFSFSYDKLLIATGSSPAVPDIPGISQPGVMSLKSLDDGRKLKSYLTENNVNKAVIIGMGYIALEMCEALAARGIQVDMVKPRAGLLPWMEQGMSDVIREELKSKGIGIYDGHKIEQIQKTDSGLSVICSDMELKGDMVITAVGVKPGSKIAEDAGLKLSIGNSIAVNKQMFTSDPHILAAGDCADAFHIITDQKTWIPLALRANRAGWAAADNVCGQAIELPGIAGTAVFKVFDLQAARTGFNAKEAEKSGFEPVEVTIKSRSRAHRHPGNCPVWVQITGDKKSGRLLGMQIVGKEGAAHRINAPAVALHAKMSVEQFVQTDMAYAPPFGPTWDPMLTAANQLLKKL; encoded by the coding sequence ATGGACTTTCTTATTATTGGCGGAGATGCAGCAGGAATGAGTGCAGCAAGCAGGGCAAAGCGGAACATGCCTGACATGAACGTGGTTGTTTTGGAAATGACCCGGGATGTTTCATACAGTGCCTGCGGTATGCCTTATAATATAGCTGACCCTGAAAGAGAGATTGATGATCTTGTGGTCAGACAGGCTGATGTGTTCAGGGAAAAACAGGGAATTAACCTGCTCACAGGGCATTATGCGGAAAAGATTTCACCTCAAGATAAAATTGTAACCGGCAGAACCATCCAGGACAAACCTTTTTCCTTTTCTTATGACAAATTGCTTATTGCCACAGGTTCATCACCTGCTGTTCCTGATATTCCAGGTATATCACAGCCTGGTGTCATGTCTTTAAAAAGCCTTGATGACGGCAGAAAACTCAAATCTTACCTGACAGAAAACAATGTAAATAAAGCTGTTATTATCGGCATGGGATATATTGCTCTTGAAATGTGTGAAGCCCTTGCTGCAAGAGGAATCCAGGTTGATATGGTCAAACCCCGGGCAGGACTGCTTCCCTGGATGGAACAGGGCATGTCTGATGTGATTCGTGAAGAATTAAAATCAAAAGGCATAGGTATTTATGACGGTCATAAGATAGAGCAGATTCAAAAAACAGATTCAGGTTTGAGCGTAATCTGTTCAGATATGGAACTCAAAGGCGATATGGTAATTACTGCTGTCGGCGTTAAGCCAGGCAGCAAGATTGCAGAAGATGCAGGTCTTAAATTGAGCATTGGCAATTCTATTGCTGTTAATAAACAAATGTTTACCTCTGATCCTCATATTCTTGCTGCTGGTGATTGTGCAGATGCTTTTCATATAATAACAGATCAAAAAACCTGGATTCCTCTTGCCCTTCGTGCCAACAGGGCAGGATGGGCAGCAGCAGACAATGTATGCGGCCAGGCAATAGAGCTTCCAGGTATTGCAGGGACTGCTGTTTTTAAGGTTTTTGATCTCCAGGCTGCCAGAACCGGATTTAATGCAAAAGAGGCTGAAAAATCAGGATTTGAACCTGTTGAAGTAACAATTAAATCCAGGTCCCGTGCCCACAGGCATCCTGGAAACTGTCCTGTCTGGGTTCAAATAACAGGCGATAAAAAATCAGGCCGCCTCCTTGGTATGCAGATAGTGGGAAAAGAAGGAGCAGCTCACAGGATAAATGCTCCTGCCGTAGCCCTTCATGCAAAAATGAGTGTTGAACAGTTTGTCCAGACAGACATGGCATATGCCCCGCCCTTCGGCCCTACATGGGATCCTATGCTTACAGCCGCAAATCAGTTATTAAAAAAGCTTTAG
- a CDS encoding universal stress protein, which produces MILPKIEIKKILYATDLSDSARYALAYAVNLADTYKAELIILHVLAEDPTMDANIIGHIGAEKWNEIKKRNEQDARSALIGKKREIPVIQEVLDQFCQNVKDNIGEHNVIMDQTIVEYGNPVEKIISVSQEKNCDMIVMGTHGIGGLAGVLMGSTSKRVLKRSKKPVVIVPLPEDE; this is translated from the coding sequence ATGATACTGCCAAAAATTGAAATAAAAAAGATTTTATATGCTACCGACCTTTCAGACAGTGCAAGATATGCTCTTGCATATGCTGTCAATCTGGCTGATACCTATAAAGCAGAATTGATTATCCTGCATGTTCTTGCTGAAGATCCAACCATGGATGCCAATATAATCGGTCATATAGGAGCAGAGAAATGGAATGAAATTAAAAAAAGAAATGAGCAGGATGCCAGGAGCGCATTGATTGGAAAAAAAAGGGAAATTCCTGTAATTCAGGAGGTTTTAGACCAGTTTTGCCAGAATGTTAAAGATAATATTGGTGAACATAATGTTATCATGGATCAAACCATTGTCGAGTATGGGAATCCTGTGGAAAAAATCATATCTGTTTCCCAGGAAAAAAACTGCGACATGATAGTTATGGGTACTCATGGAATCGGGGGGCTTGCAGGTGTATTAATGGGCAGTACGTCAAAGCGGGTGCTGAAACGGTCAAAAAAACCTGTGGTTATAGTTCCGCTTCCTGAAGATGAATAG